The following proteins are encoded in a genomic region of Balneola vulgaris DSM 17893:
- a CDS encoding ABC transporter substrate-binding protein: MKVSSFLPAATHMIYDLGLDQYLDGITFECPPKALEEKQVVVRCVLEGKEYSSEEIDRIFSASKAQGKSLYYVEDEILQSIQPDIIFTQDVCEVCQIDTECTSRAVAKLDKMPKLIPLTPQSLQDVFDCLITIAKAMGYEERAYTLMADINERMNGITDRLRKHRAPLRRVSLLEWFDPIYNCGHWIPHQIGYAGGIDMLSNPSGDSIVIDWDKILRYDPEVLIVAPCGFDVKRTLAEMHLLTQRKGWEDLTAVKNGEVYVADFDLFTQPSAGTIIQGIELMACLIHPELFDLSHALSAKCVRLMDLDNAKIHA, encoded by the coding sequence ATGAAAGTAAGTTCTTTTCTTCCAGCCGCAACTCATATGATTTATGATTTAGGTTTAGATCAATATCTAGACGGTATCACTTTTGAGTGCCCTCCCAAAGCCTTAGAAGAGAAACAGGTTGTGGTACGTTGTGTGTTGGAAGGAAAGGAATACTCCAGTGAGGAAATTGATCGAATTTTTTCGGCTAGTAAAGCTCAAGGAAAAAGCCTGTATTACGTTGAAGATGAAATTCTGCAGTCTATTCAGCCCGATATCATTTTTACACAAGATGTATGTGAAGTATGCCAAATTGATACCGAGTGTACTTCAAGAGCAGTGGCTAAATTAGATAAAATGCCAAAGCTGATCCCATTAACTCCCCAATCATTACAAGATGTATTTGATTGCCTGATTACCATTGCGAAAGCGATGGGCTATGAAGAAAGGGCCTATACACTCATGGCTGATATAAATGAGCGTATGAATGGAATCACAGATCGATTGCGCAAACATAGAGCTCCGTTAAGAAGGGTTTCTTTGTTAGAGTGGTTTGATCCCATCTATAACTGTGGGCACTGGATTCCTCATCAAATTGGATATGCTGGGGGGATCGATATGCTTTCAAATCCATCGGGTGACAGTATTGTAATAGATTGGGATAAAATTTTACGATATGATCCTGAAGTACTAATCGTAGCACCCTGCGGTTTTGACGTTAAGCGAACACTCGCTGAAATGCACTTGCTAACTCAACGAAAAGGCTGGGAGGATCTTACAGCTGTGAAGAATGGTGAAGTATATGTAGCTGATTTCGATTTATTCACCCAACCGTCGGCAGGTACTATCATTCAAGGAATCGAACTTATGGCCTGCTTAATTCACCCTGAATTATTTGATTTGAGCCATGCTCTTTCTGCTAAATGTGTTCGACTGATGGACTTAGATAATGCCAAAATTCATGCCTAA